The following are encoded in a window of Mycobacterium sp. ELW1 genomic DNA:
- a CDS encoding PAS and ANTAR domain-containing protein: MVADQDPATERDGDDGLAGVRPQQVGQFRFYFADERWEWSDEVQIMHGYEPGTVSPTTELVLSHKHPDDYQQVATTLDDVRQHHQAFSTRHRIVDTAGKIHHVIVVADKLVDDSGEVIGTEGFYVDITPTEDRNQKQFSEAIAEIAENRATIEQAKGMLMVVYGIESNAAFDLLRWRSQEANIKLRVLAEQVVADFVALSQSDTSPSRAAYDNLLLTADRRLESPPQTQSS, translated from the coding sequence ATGGTTGCGGATCAGGATCCGGCAACAGAACGCGACGGCGACGACGGTCTGGCCGGTGTGCGTCCTCAGCAGGTGGGGCAGTTCCGGTTCTATTTCGCCGATGAGCGCTGGGAATGGTCGGACGAGGTGCAGATCATGCACGGCTACGAGCCGGGCACGGTCTCGCCCACCACCGAGCTGGTTCTGTCACACAAGCATCCGGACGACTACCAGCAGGTGGCGACCACCCTGGACGATGTCCGACAGCACCACCAGGCGTTCAGCACCCGACATCGGATCGTCGACACCGCCGGCAAAATCCATCACGTGATCGTGGTGGCCGACAAGCTGGTGGACGACAGCGGTGAGGTCATCGGCACCGAGGGCTTCTACGTCGACATCACGCCCACCGAAGACCGCAACCAGAAGCAGTTCAGCGAGGCCATCGCGGAGATCGCCGAGAACCGGGCGACCATCGAGCAGGCCAAAGGCATGCTGATGGTTGTGTACGGCATCGAGTCCAACGCGGCGTTCGACCTGCTGCGGTGGCGATCCCAGGAGGCCAACATCAAACTGCGGGTTCTGGCCGAGCAGGTGGTCGCCGATTTTGTCGCCCTCTCCCAGTCCGACACGTCACCGTCGCGGGCGGCCTACGACAACCTGTTGCTCACCGCCGACCGGCGGCTGGAGAGTCCGCCGCAGACTCAGTCGTCCTGA